The genomic region GCCGCAGATGCGCCGAGCGGCGCCGGGTGCGGTAGATCTTCTCCTCCCAGCTCCGGTTCTCCCGCCGGTCGATCACGATCAGGTGCCCGGCCTCCGCCGCGCAGCGGTCCACGTAGCGAGCCGTCTGCTCCACGCCCTCGTCCACCACGCTTTCCAGCCCGTCGTGCTCGCGCACCACCTTGCACTCCACCACGAACTCCTGCACCCGGTCCGCCAGCGGCCACACGATCAGCAGGTCCACCCTGCCACTCCCGAGCGCGTACTCCCGCTCGATGCGGCCGCCGCCGTTCACCACGCGCTGCAGGTACGCCTGCAGCAGCAACTGCGGCCACGCCTCCTCGTAGGCGAAGCGGTTGCGCCAATGCTCGGAGTGGCGGCGGAAGAAGTCCTGGAACTCCGCCATCAGCAACTCCGCGTCAAGGCTGCCGTCCGCCCTCACGTACCGCGGCGGCGACAGCTCCAGCGTCTCCTGCGCCACCCACGCGAGTTCGCGCGGCAGCACCTCGGCGTAGATCGGGTTGGCCACCCGCAGCGGCGCGTCGCGGGCCAGCAGCCCGAGGTCGCGCGCGTACCCGACATCGCGGTCCGTGAAGGTGTGCCGGTGCGTGCCGCTCAGCATCGGCTCGATCACCCGCCGCACGCGGTCCTCGCGCAGCTTGTCGGCCAGATAGTCGAGGTGCGTCACCCGGTTCGCGATCAGCTCCTCGCGCACCGCGGCGATGTCGTCCGCGGTCACCGTGCGGGAGCGGTCTTCGCGCAGCGTCTTGTTCTCGAAACAGACACCGTACGCCAGCGCGTTCACCAGCCAGGGCTGGCCGCGGGTCTGCGTCCACACCGCCTCCAGCGCCTCGGGCGTAAACGCCTGGCCGGTCTGCTCGGTGTGCTGGGCCAGCAGCGCCAGCGTCTCCTGGCGCGAGAGGTCGCCCAGTCGTAGCGACTTCGCGGCGATGTTGAACGGGCTGCCGGCTGCGCCCATGCGGTAGTCGCGTGGGTCGCGCATGCCGCACAGGACCACGCTGTGCGGGAAGCGCGCCGGGCGGCGGGGGTAGCCGGCACGGATCTGCTGCAGTACCGACAGGAGCGAATCGCCCGTCAGCGTGTCGATCTCGTCGATCAGCAGCACCAGCGGTTGCGGGGCCGCCTGCGCCCACCGCGACAGCGCCGCGCCCAACGCCAG from Spirochaetaceae bacterium harbors:
- a CDS encoding AAA-like domain-containing protein; translated protein: MRSFNTAGPVKPDKHYCIPPLERIDLDEVLGLVRDERYFVLHAPRQTGKTSALLALADVLNERGYRCVYATVETARTARDDVERAMRVVLATLAEAAQGVDDAFLEDAWAEILAMFGPDLALGAALSRWAQAAPQPLVLLIDEIDTLTGDSLLSVLQQIRAGYPRRPARFPHSVVLCGMRDPRDYRMGAAGSPFNIAAKSLRLGDLSRQETLALLAQHTEQTGQAFTPEALEAVWTQTRGQPWLVNALAYGVCFENKTLREDRSRTVTADDIAAVREELIANRVTHLDYLADKLREDRVRRVIEPMLSGTHRHTFTDRDVGYARDLGLLARDAPLRVANPIYAEVLPRELAWVAQETLELSPPRYVRADGSLDAELLMAEFQDFFRRHSEHWRNRFAYEEAWPQLLLQAYLQRVVNGGGRIEREYALGSGRVDLLIVWPLADRVQEFVVECKVVREHDGLESVVDEGVEQTARYVDRCAAEAGHLIVIDRRENRSWEEKIYRTRRRSAHLRRGGGAVPVAVWGM